A window of the Butyricimonas faecalis genome harbors these coding sequences:
- a CDS encoding TlpA family protein disulfide reductase, with protein MKKYIVLFLLFGGIVSTTNAQIKIQGTVKHYKGECLTLSYYEGKHELIDTLQVGKSGKFVYQHDQHLPASLSVMEQKTPLYLEPGDQFSVVIDLKKEGSERVIFKGDRSAENNYQYAMSQLASLQEELVSGEYVAFKDYQKKLDEKARIAQERLEKVADEQIREKWTRLQNVIPLYMGLDYYGIVHRVNPDKVVVDPDFTTFVQSIDLNDRNRVDYNVIFGVINWYLDKADKTDTRDRSIRYLERVEKMITDRQIRNEHATAYMNWRLKGKKVTNMQEVFDKYKTVCTDTASIAACQEKLNVYLNYFKIRNGIEAPDFEMVDVNGQKYRLSDFRGKMVYIDVWATWCAPCKAEIPHVAALHEEFKNDDRIVFISISVDTRAKVWKKMVEEKNLAWQQFIVEGGTNSFFYKQYAIEFIPRFMLIDKNGIIVEVDYMKPSVLGCANHIKSILDK; from the coding sequence ATGAAAAAGTATATTGTCTTATTTTTATTGTTTGGTGGAATCGTAAGTACAACCAACGCCCAAATTAAAATACAGGGGACCGTTAAACATTACAAAGGAGAATGTTTGACTCTATCGTATTACGAGGGAAAGCATGAATTGATAGACACGCTTCAAGTAGGGAAAAGCGGTAAGTTTGTCTATCAGCATGATCAACATCTTCCGGCTTCGTTATCTGTAATGGAGCAGAAAACCCCTCTTTACTTGGAACCGGGTGATCAGTTTAGTGTCGTGATTGATTTGAAAAAAGAAGGTAGCGAGCGTGTTATTTTTAAAGGAGATCGGTCGGCTGAGAATAATTACCAATATGCGATGTCTCAATTAGCTTCTTTACAGGAAGAACTGGTGTCTGGGGAATATGTTGCTTTTAAAGATTACCAAAAAAAGTTAGATGAGAAAGCCCGTATTGCTCAAGAACGGTTGGAGAAGGTTGCAGATGAGCAGATTCGGGAAAAATGGACTCGTTTGCAAAATGTAATACCATTGTATATGGGATTGGATTATTATGGAATCGTGCATCGGGTTAATCCGGATAAAGTCGTTGTAGATCCGGACTTTACCACTTTTGTACAAAGTATTGATTTGAATGATCGTAACCGGGTGGATTACAATGTGATTTTTGGAGTTATTAATTGGTATTTGGATAAAGCTGATAAAACAGATACCCGTGATCGGTCTATTCGTTATCTTGAGAGGGTGGAAAAGATGATCACTGATCGGCAAATTAGGAACGAACATGCCACTGCTTATATGAATTGGAGATTAAAAGGGAAGAAAGTAACTAATATGCAGGAAGTTTTTGATAAATATAAAACAGTTTGTACCGATACAGCTTCGATTGCGGCTTGTCAGGAAAAACTGAATGTATATCTGAACTATTTTAAGATTCGCAATGGGATAGAGGCTCCCGACTTTGAAATGGTGGATGTAAACGGACAAAAATATCGTTTGTCTGACTTTCGGGGAAAGATGGTATATATTGATGTTTGGGCTACATGGTGTGCTCCCTGTAAAGCGGAAATCCCTCATGTGGCAGCGTTACACGAGGAATTCAAAAATGATGACCGGATTGTGTTTATAAGCATCTCGGTTGACACTAGAGCTAAGGTTTGGAAAAAGATGGTTGAGGAGAAGAACTTGGCTTGGCAACAATTTATAGTGGAAGGAGGAACGAATTCTTTTTTCTATAAGCAATATGCGATTGAATTTATTCCTCGTTTTATGTTGATTGATAAAAATGGGATAATTGTTGAAGTCGATTATATGAAGCCTTCTGTCCTCGGATGCGCTAATCATATAAAATCTATATTGGACAAGTAA
- a CDS encoding FecR family protein codes for MKLVERKRIAHLIFLSLFDLTNREQQFELNEWIEKRKENQELLKRLENSTYQSQRYSAYSEFDALEGWKKVEPRLRKRSKRLFYRFIPYAAVLLATIGIVTFLYTGSFVHREIDNRHGVTTLPSGVRLVLEDGRTLELNTSRSVGNDSVAGILENDGQRLVYKHSKYAVIPQRHLLQIPRGAEYMLVLSDGTKVWLNAETELSYPSFFSGESRKVHLKGEAYFEVTSDASMPFIVETDRMQVNVLGTSFNVSAYPGEVQHTTLVEGKVRALSDGTSVELMPGEQALLTDSGITVQTVDVNNYVGWKEKRFVFKNRPIEEVVRELERWYDVHFVISREVQGIRLTANLPKYEDVDKILDIIEDIAQVKYEINGGEIIIKSEQRKTGKY; via the coding sequence ATGAAATTAGTAGAGCGAAAGAGAATAGCACATTTAATATTTCTTTCTCTTTTTGATTTGACAAATAGGGAGCAGCAGTTTGAGTTGAATGAATGGATTGAAAAACGGAAAGAGAATCAAGAGCTTTTAAAACGTTTAGAGAATTCTACGTATCAGTCTCAGCGTTATTCGGCATATTCCGAATTTGATGCGCTTGAAGGGTGGAAGAAAGTAGAACCTCGTTTAAGAAAAAGGAGTAAAAGATTGTTTTATCGTTTTATTCCTTATGCGGCAGTTCTACTTGCAACTATAGGTATCGTGACATTTTTGTATACCGGATCATTTGTTCACAGGGAGATCGATAACAGGCATGGAGTTACCACATTACCTTCGGGGGTACGGTTAGTGTTGGAAGATGGGAGAACATTGGAGTTGAATACGAGCCGGAGTGTTGGGAATGATTCTGTTGCTGGGATTTTAGAAAATGATGGACAACGACTTGTTTACAAACATTCCAAGTATGCTGTTATCCCTCAACGGCATTTGTTGCAGATTCCACGGGGAGCAGAGTATATGTTGGTGTTATCGGATGGTACGAAAGTATGGTTAAATGCTGAAACAGAATTGAGTTATCCTAGTTTTTTTTCAGGAGAAAGTCGTAAGGTTCATTTAAAAGGAGAAGCTTATTTTGAGGTGACATCCGATGCTTCAATGCCTTTTATTGTAGAAACGGATCGTATGCAGGTAAATGTTTTGGGCACGTCTTTTAATGTTTCGGCTTATCCGGGGGAAGTACAGCATACCACACTGGTGGAAGGAAAAGTTCGAGCTCTGTCAGATGGGACGAGTGTGGAGTTAATGCCTGGGGAACAAGCACTGCTTACGGATAGTGGGATAACCGTGCAGACTGTGGATGTCAATAATTATGTGGGATGGAAGGAGAAAAGGTTTGTATTCAAAAATAGACCGATAGAAGAGGTCGTACGAGAGTTAGAACGCTGGTATGATGTTCATTTTGTAATTTCTCGGGAAGTGCAAGGAATTCGTTTAACGGCTAATTTACCAAAGTATGAAGATGTTGATAAAATATTGGATATTATCGAGGACATAGCTCAAGTAAAATACGAAATAAATGGAGGTGAAATTATTATAAAATCAGAACAAAGAAAAACAGGAAAGTATTAG
- a CDS encoding AIR synthase related protein, translated as MRKDERYNQRGVSASKEDVHNAIKNIDKGIFPKAFCKIIPDYLGGQKSYCNIMHADGAGTKSSLAYMYWKETGDLSVWKGIAQDALIMNIDDLLCVGAVDNILLSSTIGRNKKLIPGEVIAAIINGTEELIEEYRKLGVNIYSTGGETADVGDLVRTIIVDSTVTCRMKRSDVISNDRIKAGDVIVGLSSYGQASYETEYNGGMGSNGLTSARHDVFAKYLAEKYPESYDNSVPEELVYSGKCKLTDEIAGLGIDAGKLVLSPTRTYIPVIKQVLDKYRKQIHGMVHCSGGAQTKVMNFVENMHIVKDNMFPVPPLFKLIQEQSGTPWEEMYKVFNMGHRMEIYVDEEIADDIIAISKSFNIDAQIVGRCYDNEEGKGNKLTIISELGKFIY; from the coding sequence ATGAGAAAAGACGAAAGATATAACCAACGAGGAGTGTCTGCATCCAAAGAAGATGTGCATAATGCCATAAAGAACATCGACAAAGGTATTTTCCCGAAAGCTTTCTGTAAGATCATCCCCGATTACCTCGGAGGACAGAAAAGCTACTGTAACATCATGCACGCCGACGGGGCCGGGACAAAATCTTCACTTGCCTACATGTATTGGAAAGAAACCGGAGATCTATCCGTGTGGAAAGGGATCGCACAGGATGCCTTGATTATGAATATCGATGATTTACTGTGCGTGGGAGCAGTGGATAATATCTTACTCTCTTCTACCATTGGAAGAAATAAAAAATTAATTCCCGGAGAAGTAATTGCCGCCATTATCAATGGGACGGAAGAGCTGATCGAGGAATACCGGAAATTAGGTGTCAATATCTATTCTACCGGGGGAGAAACCGCAGATGTAGGAGACCTTGTAAGAACTATTATCGTGGATTCTACTGTAACTTGCCGGATGAAACGCTCAGATGTGATCTCAAACGACCGGATCAAAGCGGGAGATGTAATCGTTGGACTTTCATCATACGGGCAAGCCTCCTACGAGACAGAATACAATGGTGGAATGGGTTCCAATGGCCTGACCTCTGCCCGACACGACGTATTTGCCAAGTACTTGGCCGAAAAGTACCCAGAAAGCTATGATAACTCCGTACCGGAAGAGCTCGTTTATTCCGGAAAATGCAAACTGACAGACGAAATCGCAGGCTTAGGAATTGATGCCGGGAAACTGGTGCTATCCCCGACCCGTACATATATCCCGGTAATCAAGCAGGTGCTTGACAAGTACCGGAAACAAATCCACGGCATGGTTCACTGTTCAGGTGGAGCCCAAACCAAGGTCATGAATTTCGTAGAGAACATGCACATCGTGAAGGATAATATGTTCCCCGTTCCTCCCTTGTTCAAGTTGATTCAAGAACAATCGGGGACCCCGTGGGAAGAGATGTACAAGGTGTTCAACATGGGCCACCGCATGGAGATCTACGTGGACGAAGAGATTGCCGATGACATTATCGCCATCTCCAAAAGCTTTAATATTGATGCCCAAATCGTTGGCCGTTGTTACGACAACGAGGAGGGGAAAGGTAATAAGCTCACGATTATCAGCGAACTCGGGAAGTTCATATACTGA
- a CDS encoding TlpA disulfide reductase family protein has protein sequence MKNLVLYSFYTIIIAWCCASCAKNVTTVEGNIGSEWSGKTIYLQLINEEKMIPEIIDSTTIHEGHFFFEQQAREPQTALLSIVDQHKAVWTSQFILEKGDIKIIGNEQGGVRISGTPNNELLQEYLNHWYVPFNKMKQISNEVSRLEKVGQLTSAVYDSLDRISSGYMREMRLLALEFVKENINTPAGRSQVMEIVGLPERLLVEIPEKADSVSLRHPLVRQIVKRVNTYNAVAVGKTYQDAIVLDVQNQEAHLSDYMGQGKYVLIDFWASWCKPCCAEMPELKRLYDQYKQQGFEIIGISLEQDKDSWKAKIEELQMDWPQLLDVKEEAARKYVVGAIPHTVLIDPSGVIIAKNLRGKELEEKIAQSIKSND, from the coding sequence ATGAAAAACTTGGTATTATATTCTTTTTATACAATAATCATTGCTTGGTGTTGTGCTAGTTGTGCAAAAAACGTTACAACTGTAGAAGGCAATATCGGATCGGAATGGAGTGGTAAAACTATTTATTTACAATTGATTAATGAGGAAAAAATGATTCCGGAGATCATTGATTCTACAACGATTCATGAAGGCCACTTCTTTTTTGAACAACAGGCTCGTGAGCCACAAACTGCTTTATTGAGTATTGTTGATCAACATAAAGCGGTATGGACTTCCCAGTTTATTTTAGAAAAGGGAGATATTAAGATTATTGGAAATGAGCAAGGAGGTGTGCGAATTTCTGGTACTCCGAATAATGAGTTATTGCAAGAGTATTTGAATCATTGGTATGTCCCATTCAATAAAATGAAGCAAATATCCAACGAAGTATCTCGTCTGGAAAAAGTAGGGCAGTTAACGTCAGCCGTGTATGATTCGTTAGATAGAATCAGTAGTGGTTATATGCGGGAGATGCGTTTGCTTGCATTGGAGTTTGTTAAAGAAAATATCAATACCCCTGCAGGTAGGAGTCAGGTCATGGAGATAGTGGGACTTCCAGAACGTTTGCTGGTAGAGATCCCGGAGAAGGCAGATTCTGTTAGTTTACGTCATCCGTTAGTACGACAGATCGTGAAACGGGTTAATACTTACAATGCTGTTGCTGTAGGGAAAACCTATCAAGATGCAATAGTTCTTGATGTTCAAAATCAAGAAGCTCATTTGTCTGATTATATGGGGCAAGGTAAGTATGTCCTGATTGATTTTTGGGCTTCATGGTGTAAGCCTTGTTGTGCCGAAATGCCTGAGTTAAAACGATTGTACGATCAATATAAACAACAAGGATTTGAAATTATCGGGATCTCTTTGGAGCAAGATAAAGATTCATGGAAAGCAAAAATAGAAGAATTACAGATGGATTGGCCACAACTACTTGATGTGAAAGAAGAAGCCGCTCGTAAATATGTTGTTGGTGCTATACCCCATACCGTGTTGATCGATCCTTCCGGGGTTATTATCGCTAAAAATTTGAGAGGAAAAGAACTAGAAGAAAAAATAGCACAAAGTATAAAAAGCAATGATTAG
- a CDS encoding SusC/RagA family TonB-linked outer membrane protein: MKKNQEFDVGRNSYVVKKICLMMKLLVCLLTLGFSTVLGNTHAQVKLSLSMTNATLPEVFEEITRQTGYHFAYSDNLLEKQKKVTVSFSKTDLEVVLKECLKETGLGYRVEDRIVMISSKFLPVEEEPVKRELRGVVRDKEGLPLPGVTVMIKGTTQGVATYHDGTFGLMITKGEKITLVFSFVGMQTKEVVVSDADKMLEVILEAVVEDLQEVVVTGYSVLPKERSTGSINVISKQQLDKPATNFASRLIGTTAGLASTLDAEGNPTFEIRGQTSLYANAQPLLVVDGFPVEGGFNSINPNDVASVTILKDAAAASIWGARAANGVIVVTTKKAEAGNRLKIELSAFVKVSPKLDLDYINPLASSLETIDYEVKGFDRWGTIQNNGNLQQDYYRAYSQGLTALNEHRLGNISEKDRDDILNSLRKNDNRDQIRRYMLAVPFSQQYNLTISSASQRSNNVLSLMFSDHQSRFKNTDSQEYMLNYRNMAEVTKWMDFSLSGMLHYSKDNNNGCSLTDIQNLSPYDMLKDEAGNYTNVIRDYYQPIIDNQVPVDRFPYSDWSYNPLVEMNNRDLTTQLLNVRLQAGVTLKLMKGFTYDAKFQYELLQNETRNLYKEGSFYVRNMVNTSSTWNKASNTITPNLMNGEILDERQVRTTGYNLRNQLNFSRRFDKHEIDAIVGTEISNSITKGTISPTVYGYNDDRLTVGAFLNGTTVTDWMGYSKSFAYTPTYSYLTSRYFSLYGNLAYTFDGKYTLSGSVRTDASNLITDDPSYRYSPFWSVGMRWQLYREKFMDNIEWLDRLTLRVTYGYNGNVDSSTSFKPLISLQSTPDLYTDDVVATIASFGNPTLRWEKVGTLNVGFDYSLFEGKLFGKLDLYQKKGKDLLATISIPSINGTTSQKFNNAAMQNHGIELEVGTTIPITENITWFGNLNFAWNRNKITKLFRQNYLSSDLAYGDATSAYVEGKNSQTLWAYKYAGVYNVGTDDSPNWQPMIQGPDAETRFALSDGWPIGDATTYMLDMGTKVAPYTLGFTNQFRIYDFDFSFIITGKFGHVFNHHSFNYPNVTSKSLPNARYSEVLNCDPMKMLPLPQNDVERTYSNWFTMYKSMDYLADNANHVRLQEINLSYNVPSRLLSKIGLSALRVYAQANNLFVITNNKYNEDPENPLGTYRLQAQYTFGFKLDF, from the coding sequence ATGAAAAAGAATCAAGAATTTGACGTTGGAAGAAATTCTTATGTCGTTAAAAAGATTTGTTTGATGATGAAACTACTCGTGTGTTTATTGACATTGGGGTTTTCAACGGTACTGGGAAATACCCATGCACAAGTGAAATTGAGTTTGTCCATGACAAACGCTACGTTACCGGAGGTGTTTGAAGAAATAACCCGGCAGACCGGTTATCATTTTGCCTATAGTGATAATCTGTTGGAAAAGCAGAAAAAGGTAACGGTGTCTTTTAGTAAAACTGATTTAGAAGTTGTATTGAAAGAGTGTCTGAAGGAGACAGGATTGGGGTATCGTGTAGAAGATAGGATTGTGATGATTTCTTCAAAGTTCTTGCCCGTTGAAGAAGAGCCCGTTAAACGGGAACTTCGCGGAGTGGTTCGGGACAAGGAAGGATTGCCTTTACCGGGAGTTACTGTCATGATAAAAGGGACTACTCAAGGCGTGGCTACCTATCATGATGGAACGTTCGGCCTCATGATTACTAAAGGGGAAAAGATTACTTTGGTTTTCTCATTTGTGGGAATGCAAACCAAGGAAGTTGTAGTGAGTGATGCGGATAAAATGTTAGAAGTTATACTTGAAGCTGTTGTTGAGGATTTACAAGAGGTGGTTGTTACGGGATACTCTGTTTTACCTAAAGAACGATCTACGGGATCGATTAACGTGATTTCCAAGCAACAATTGGATAAACCGGCAACTAATTTCGCTTCACGATTGATAGGTACTACGGCAGGACTTGCTTCAACTCTTGATGCTGAAGGAAATCCGACATTTGAAATTCGGGGACAAACCTCCTTGTATGCTAATGCACAACCTTTACTTGTGGTTGATGGATTTCCTGTGGAAGGAGGTTTTAATAGTATTAATCCGAATGATGTTGCCAGTGTGACGATCTTGAAAGATGCTGCCGCTGCTTCTATCTGGGGAGCACGGGCTGCTAATGGTGTGATCGTCGTGACAACAAAAAAAGCCGAAGCTGGGAATCGTTTGAAAATAGAGTTGAGTGCTTTTGTGAAAGTCAGTCCCAAACTGGATCTTGATTATATCAATCCCTTGGCTAGTTCGTTGGAAACGATTGATTACGAGGTGAAAGGTTTTGATCGTTGGGGGACAATTCAAAATAACGGTAACTTGCAACAGGATTATTATCGGGCCTATTCTCAAGGATTGACTGCATTGAATGAGCATCGCCTTGGGAATATATCTGAGAAGGATCGGGATGATATTTTAAATTCTTTAAGAAAGAATGATAACCGAGACCAGATTCGGCGTTATATGTTGGCAGTGCCTTTTAGCCAGCAATACAATCTTACGATTTCCAGTGCTTCACAACGTAGCAATAATGTATTATCATTGATGTTCTCGGACCATCAATCTCGGTTTAAAAATACGGATTCTCAAGAATACATGTTGAATTATCGTAATATGGCAGAGGTTACGAAGTGGATGGATTTTAGTCTTTCTGGTATGTTGCATTATAGTAAGGATAATAATAACGGTTGTTCTTTAACGGATATTCAGAATCTTTCCCCTTATGATATGCTAAAAGATGAGGCAGGGAATTATACGAATGTGATTCGTGATTATTATCAACCAATTATTGATAATCAAGTTCCTGTCGATAGATTCCCTTATTCGGATTGGAGTTATAACCCGTTAGTAGAAATGAATAATCGAGATCTTACGACTCAACTCCTGAACGTCCGATTGCAGGCTGGGGTGACGCTAAAGCTTATGAAGGGGTTTACTTATGATGCTAAATTTCAATATGAATTACTACAAAATGAAACGCGTAATTTATATAAAGAAGGCTCTTTCTATGTTCGGAATATGGTGAATACGTCATCTACCTGGAATAAGGCGAGCAATACGATCACTCCGAATCTGATGAACGGGGAAATACTCGATGAAAGACAAGTACGAACAACGGGATATAATTTACGTAATCAGTTAAATTTTAGCCGGAGATTTGATAAGCATGAGATTGATGCTATCGTGGGAACAGAGATTAGTAATTCCATCACTAAAGGTACAATTTCTCCAACAGTTTACGGTTACAATGATGACCGTTTAACCGTAGGGGCGTTCCTTAACGGGACAACAGTGACAGATTGGATGGGATATAGTAAATCGTTTGCGTACACACCGACTTACTCTTACCTTACGAGCCGTTATTTTTCTTTGTATGGAAATTTAGCTTATACTTTCGATGGCAAATATACTTTATCGGGTAGTGTCCGTACGGATGCTTCAAATTTAATCACGGATGATCCGTCGTATCGTTACTCTCCTTTCTGGTCGGTAGGTATGCGTTGGCAATTATATCGGGAGAAATTCATGGATAATATCGAATGGTTGGATCGTTTGACCTTGCGTGTCACTTACGGGTACAATGGAAATGTAGACAGCAGTACATCCTTTAAACCTCTTATTTCATTACAATCTACCCCGGATTTGTACACGGATGATGTGGTGGCGACGATTGCCAGTTTCGGAAATCCAACTCTCCGTTGGGAAAAGGTGGGTACACTTAATGTTGGATTTGATTATTCTCTGTTTGAAGGTAAGTTGTTCGGAAAATTGGATTTATACCAGAAAAAAGGAAAAGATTTGTTGGCGACAATATCCATCCCTTCTATTAATGGTACCACAAGTCAAAAGTTTAATAATGCAGCTATGCAGAATCATGGAATCGAACTGGAAGTTGGAACAACTATTCCAATCACGGAAAATATCACTTGGTTTGGAAATTTGAACTTTGCATGGAATCGTAATAAGATTACAAAACTTTTCCGCCAGAATTATCTTTCTTCCGATTTGGCTTATGGAGATGCAACCAGTGCTTACGTGGAGGGGAAAAATTCACAAACTCTTTGGGCATACAAGTATGCAGGCGTTTATAATGTAGGAACTGACGATTCTCCGAATTGGCAGCCTATGATACAGGGACCGGATGCAGAAACTCGTTTTGCCCTTTCAGACGGATGGCCAATCGGGGATGCAACTACTTATATGTTGGATATGGGAACTAAAGTAGCACCTTACACGCTGGGTTTTACCAATCAGTTTAGAATTTATGATTTTGATTTTTCTTTTATTATTACCGGAAAATTCGGTCATGTCTTTAATCATCATTCGTTCAATTATCCAAATGTTACCTCCAAATCTTTACCTAATGCGAGGTATTCTGAGGTGTTGAATTGTGATCCGATGAAGATGTTACCTTTGCCTCAGAATGATGTAGAAAGAACATACAGTAATTGGTTTACCATGTACAAGAGTATGGATTATTTGGCAGATAATGCCAATCATGTTCGTTTGCAGGAAATTAACCTAAGCTATAATGTTCCGTCCCGTTTGTTGAGTAAGATTGGTCTTTCAGCTTTGCGTGTTTATGCACAGGCTAACAATCTGTTTGTGATTACGAATAACAAATATAATGAAGATCCTGAAAACCCGTTGGGGACTTATCGCTTACAAGCTCAGTATACCTTTGGATTTAAGTTGGATTTCTAA
- a CDS encoding RNA polymerase sigma factor produces the protein MEKDERDIVDRLNAGDNKAFEYVFVQFYQSLCYFADKYINDKEAAQDIVQEIFIWFYEKRKTFDSLLTVKSYLYGCVYNKAINFLKMNRNQARIREQMKGLLVEEDESYEEFQVETEVFEEIFRAIEELPVECRRIFKMSYIEGQSIKSIMEVLNVAESTIKTQRQRAKKVLKDRLQHLYPLAMIIFSIN, from the coding sequence ATGGAAAAGGATGAACGGGATATTGTTGATCGTTTGAATGCCGGGGATAACAAGGCATTCGAATATGTTTTTGTCCAATTCTATCAATCATTATGCTATTTTGCTGATAAATATATTAACGATAAAGAGGCAGCTCAAGATATTGTTCAAGAGATTTTTATTTGGTTTTACGAGAAACGAAAGACATTTGACAGTTTGTTGACAGTCAAGTCTTATCTTTACGGATGTGTATATAATAAGGCGATAAATTTCTTGAAAATGAACCGGAATCAAGCTCGGATTCGAGAACAGATGAAAGGGCTTCTTGTTGAAGAGGATGAGAGTTATGAAGAGTTTCAAGTGGAGACGGAAGTGTTTGAGGAAATATTTAGGGCAATAGAAGAACTTCCGGTTGAATGCAGGCGTATTTTTAAAATGAGTTATATAGAAGGGCAAAGTATAAAATCAATTATGGAAGTGTTGAACGTGGCAGAGTCTACAATTAAAACTCAAAGACAAAGGGCAAAAAAAGTACTGAAAGACAGATTGCAACATCTTTATCCATTAGCAATGATAATTTTTTCTATAAATTGA
- a CDS encoding RagB/SusD family nutrient uptake outer membrane protein — translation MKKVTELLKKVTLIVCGILLFTACDDYLDELPSKSSRLPVTKIEQLDAILAKYQDFCIEANKAAFCGHDDFGFPIALYDAQPMFFPGPNQILQSYLWDFENLEKAGSDVFWGGNGYNQAGEYSKIFRANMVLAGLDNVEGSREDKARLKAEAHFIRAYSHWNLVNTYCLPYTEATKAEPGLPLKKFTSFEESAARATLEDTYKFIESDLQEALKCQTALVQAGKPKHWRANTAGINGFAARYYLNRNDYVNALKYADNVLSEYNTLVDYNTEMGEEDAMGFGIYFPTTFDWDTDVYTKRIEWKETLYMRYLYASSVDGLYFPSQDLQDLYDKEHDLRYKYHFVEGVMDMYRCDYSYPVYVFFSMTHMPSGPSTAEMYLIKAECLARQGDYMLAMETLNTLRAKRMLPGEWVKLQANNPAEAIRHILEERRREMPFAQRWFDLRRLNNNEDPNDDVEAVSRTFYRVSSTAIYSKEAPVTYTLEKNSRKYAFPINQNEIEVSNGEMKQNTY, via the coding sequence ATGAAAAAAGTAACTGAATTATTAAAAAAAGTAACGTTAATCGTTTGTGGAATCCTGTTGTTTACAGCGTGTGATGATTATTTGGATGAATTACCTTCCAAGAGTTCTCGTCTTCCTGTTACTAAAATAGAGCAATTGGATGCGATTTTAGCTAAATATCAGGATTTTTGTATAGAAGCTAATAAAGCGGCTTTTTGTGGGCATGATGATTTTGGTTTTCCGATAGCACTATATGATGCACAGCCTATGTTTTTCCCCGGACCCAACCAGATTCTGCAAAGTTATTTATGGGATTTTGAAAATTTGGAGAAGGCAGGAAGTGATGTATTCTGGGGAGGAAACGGGTACAATCAAGCGGGAGAATATAGTAAAATATTCCGTGCGAATATGGTGCTTGCTGGGTTAGATAATGTTGAAGGAAGTCGTGAGGATAAAGCCCGGTTAAAAGCGGAAGCTCATTTTATAAGGGCTTACAGTCATTGGAATTTGGTTAACACGTATTGTTTACCTTACACGGAGGCGACAAAAGCAGAACCCGGTTTGCCTTTGAAAAAGTTCACGAGTTTTGAAGAATCAGCCGCTCGAGCTACGCTTGAAGATACGTATAAATTCATCGAGTCTGATTTGCAGGAGGCGTTAAAATGTCAGACGGCTTTGGTGCAAGCCGGAAAGCCTAAACATTGGCGGGCAAATACGGCAGGCATTAATGGTTTTGCTGCTCGGTACTACTTGAACCGGAATGATTATGTGAATGCGTTGAAATATGCCGATAATGTGTTGTCAGAGTATAACACATTGGTGGATTACAATACGGAAATGGGGGAAGAAGATGCGATGGGATTCGGGATTTATTTTCCAACAACTTTTGATTGGGATACGGATGTTTATACCAAACGGATCGAATGGAAAGAGACACTATACATGAGATATCTTTATGCATCAAGTGTGGATGGTCTCTATTTCCCCAGTCAGGATTTGCAAGATCTGTATGATAAGGAACATGATCTTCGTTATAAATATCATTTCGTGGAAGGTGTTATGGATATGTATCGTTGTGACTATTCTTATCCGGTGTATGTTTTTTTCTCGATGACTCATATGCCTAGTGGACCGAGTACTGCCGAAATGTATCTTATTAAAGCAGAATGTCTGGCTCGCCAAGGTGATTACATGTTGGCGATGGAAACGTTAAATACGTTGAGAGCTAAACGTATGCTTCCGGGAGAATGGGTGAAATTGCAGGCAAATAATCCGGCAGAAGCCATTCGGCACATTTTAGAAGAAAGACGTCGGGAAATGCCTTTTGCCCAACGTTGGTTTGATTTGCGACGGTTAAATAATAACGAAGATCCCAATGATGATGTAGAGGCTGTTTCCCGTACTTTCTATCGGGTCAGTTCGACAGCTATTTATAGTAAGGAGGCTCCGGTTACTTATACTTTGGAAAAGAATTCCCGTAAGTATGCTTTCCCTATTAATCAGAATGAAATAGAGGTATCAAATGGTGAGATGAAACAAAACACGTATTAA